The Carassius gibelio isolate Cgi1373 ecotype wild population from Czech Republic chromosome B9, carGib1.2-hapl.c, whole genome shotgun sequence genome includes a region encoding these proteins:
- the tmem198a gene encoding transmembrane protein 198-B — MSSTGQILAFKLSPPSQDGSPERLFSCDEDIERRYEVVPSVVCSMCCLFGIIYCFFGYRCFKAVMFLTGLMFGSIVIFMLCYKERVMDTQLSVEASVGIGLGIGTLCGLVTMLVRSVGLFMVGLLLGLLVALASLVVLEEFYHPRTVWLPLGVLLGSGMLFAVLTLQWQRCFTTLSTAVFGSAVVTVTVDYFVELFALTQYIYERVKVDPPRPVCWFTWVVMGVWPVLALLGVLIQWKVTAEGYSHTEVFINHQQRRVQLMRIRQKEEIRECQKKKKKKPQKQPPQQQKYHHPLQTNPHPPNPPPKLQPPEPTHRRKPNTIRRFDGDVLSPSYIQNFRDRRTERRGYSHDRLIGGSHVVDLDYDYGSQVPLTAHTGPAVRG, encoded by the exons ATGTCGTCCACTGGCCAGATTCTGGCCTTTAAGCTCTCCCCACCCTCTCAGGATGGGAGTCCAGAGCGTCTGTTCAGCTGTGATGAGGACATTGAACGGCGCTATGAGGTGGTCCCGTCTGTCGTCTGCTCCATGTGTTGCCTGTTTGGCATCATCTACTGCTTCTTCG GGTACCGCTGCTTCAAGGCTGTAATGTTCCTCACGGGTCTAATGTTTGGTTCCATCGTCATCTTCATGCTCTGCTATAAGGAGAGGGTCATGGATACTCAGCTCAGTGTGGAGGCCAGCGTGGGCATCGGCCTGGGCATTGGCACACTGTGCGGTTTGGTCACTATGCTGGTCCGCAGCGTGGGGCTTTTCATGGTTGGACTTCTCCTGGGTTTACTGGTGGCCCTGGCCTCTCTGGTGGTTCTAGAGGAGTTTTATCACCCGAGGACAGTGTGGCTTCCCCTGGGTGTGCTGCTGGGCTCGGGCATGCTGTTTGCTGTGCTCACGCTGCAGTGGCAGCGCTGTTTCACCACCCTGTCCACCGCCGTCTTCGGATCAGCTGTGGTGACTGTGACTGTGGATTATTTTGTCGAGCTctttgctttgacacaatatatCTATGAGAGGGTGAAGGTGGATCCACCTCGCCCAGTGTGTTGGTTCACATGGGTGGTCATGGGAGTCTGGCCCGTGCTGGCGCTGCTGGGTGTTCTTATTCAGTGGAAGGTCACGGCTGAAGGATATTCACACACAGAAG TCTTCATCAATCACCAGCAGAGACGAGTACAGTTAATGCGAATTCGTCAAAAGGAAGAAATAAGGGAATgccaaaagaaaaagaagaaaaagccaCAGAAACAGCCACCGCAGCAACAGAAGTACCACCACCCCCTTCAGACCAACCCTCATCCCCCAAACCCTCCTCCCAAACTCCAGCCTCCGGAGCCCACCCACCGCCGCAAGCCCAACACCATTCGCCGCTTCGATGGAGACGTACTTTCTCCA AGTTACATCCAGAACTTCCGTGACAGACGTACGGAGAGGAGGGGCTACTCTCATGACAGGCTGATCGGCGGCTCACATGTTGTAGATTTGGACTATGACTACGGCTCCCAAGTGCCCCTAACAGCCCATACAGGCCCTGCAGTGAGAGGATGA